The segment GGCGGTCTCTCAGGGACGCCACCCTCCGGTACAGCTCCACGGCCTCGTCGTGCCGGCCCAGCTGTTCCAGGCAGTGGGCCTCGTCGTTGCGGGCGGCCAGGGCGTCCGGGTGGTCCGGGCCCTGGACGCGGTCGCGGGTGGTGGCCACCGATGTGTAGATCGTCAGCGCTTCGGACCAGCGGCCGAGCCAGCCCAGGGCGACGGCGACTTCACGACGGCTCACCAGAGTGTCGGGGTGGTCAGGGCCCAGGGCCCGGCTGCGGCGGGTGCTGATGTCGTGGGCCTGGTCGAGGGCCTCCGGCCAGCGGCCCGTACGGCCGAGGTTGACGCCGAGGCCGTGGCGGGCGCGGAGCGTCTCGGGGTCGTCGGGGCCCGACAGGCGGGTGCGGTCGGCGATCAGGTCCGTGTAGAGGTCGAGCGCCTCGGCGGCACGGCCGAGGCGGCCCAGGCTGATCCCGACCTCGTAGCGGGCGGCCAGGGTGTCGGGGTGGTCCCCGCCGAGTGAGCGGGTGCGGGCGGCGGCGACCTCGCGGTAGGTGGTCAGGGCCTCGGTCCAGCGGCCCAACTGGCCGAGGGCGTAGGCCACCTCGTACCGGGTGACGAGCGTGTCCGGATGGTCGGCGCCCAGGACCCGGGCGCGGACCTCGGCGACGTCGCAGACCATGCGGAAGGAGTCCTCGAGCCGGCCGAGCCTGCTCAGGTTGAACGCGAGGTTGTGGCGGCAGCGCAGGGTGTCGGGGTGGTCCGGGCCCATGATGCGTTCCCGGGCGGTGAGCACCTCCGTGTAGCGGTCGTGGGCCTCCAGATGGCGGCCGAGCCGGCCGAGGACGTAGGCCGTCTCCTGGCGGGCGGCCAGGGTGTCGGGGTGGTCCGCGCCCAGGGCGCGCTCGCGGCCGTCGGCGACCCGGCGGAAGCCTTCGAGCGCGTCCTCGGCGCGGCCGGTGCGGCTGAGGGTGAAGGCGACCTCGTAGCGGCTGGCGAGGGTGTCGGGGTGGTCGGGGCCCAGGGCGTGTTCGCGTTCGGCGGCGACCGCGCGATGGACCTCGCCCGCCTCCTCCCAGCGCCCGAGGCGGCCGAGGCTGAGCCCGGCGCTGTGGCGGCCGGCGAGGACGGCCAGTGCCTCCGGCGACGGGGTCGGGCGCTCGCGCCGTACCGGCTGCCGGACGAGCGCGGGACGCACGGCGGTGCCGGTGGTCCATTCGCCGGTCAGCCCGGCGGTGTGGTCGGGCAGGACGGGCCGGAGCGCGGTGGCCGTGGCACGGTGGCCGCCGGTCATCCGCCGGCCCCAGACGGGCAGCGGCGCCGGCGCGACGGGCAGGGCCGCGGCCCGGGCCGGAGCCATCGGCAGACCCTGGGGACCCGTCATCCGGAGGCGCAGGTCGCGGGCGTCGGCGGGGCGGCCGTCGGGGGTCTTGGCGAGCAGGTCGAGCACGGTCTGCTGAACGTGTTCGGGGATCTCGGGCCGGTGGACCCGGAGCGGCTGCGGAACGGTGTCGCGGTGCCCGACGAGGACCGCCCAGGCGTCCTCGTCGTCGAACGGCGGGACACCGGTGGCGATCTCGTACAGGACACAGCCCAGGGAGTACAGATCGCTGCGGTGGTCGACATGGCCGCCGCCGATCTGTTCGGGCGACATGTAGTGGGGGGTGCCCATGGCGATGCCGGTGCCGGTCAGCCGGGACGAGGTGCCGATGTTCTCGCCGAGGCGCGCTATGCCGAAATCGCAGATCTTCACCGTACCGTCGGTGAGGCGGACGATGTTGGCGGGTTTGAGATCGCGGTGCACGATGCCGCGTTCATGGGTGTACGCGAGGGCGTCGGCGACCTGGACGGCGATCTCGACGACATCGTCGACGGGTAGCGGCTCGTGGGCGTTCTCCTCCAGCAGCTGGCTGAGGTTGCGTCCGTCGAGCAGCTCCATGACCAGGAACAGCACACCTTCGTACTCGCCGAAGTCATGGACGACGGTCACTCCGCGGTGCTGCAGCGCGGCGGCGACCCGCGCCTCGCGGCGGAAGCGTTCGCGCAGGACGGTGGAGAAGGAGGCATCGTGGTGAAGGCCCACGGGTTTGAGGCATTTGACCGCGACGCTGCGTCCCAGGGACTCGTCCACGGCCCGCCACACCTCGCCCATGCCGCCGCGCCCGATCACCTCCTGCAACCGGTACCGGCCCTGAATCAGCGTGGATTCCGCCATTGCCTTCCGCCGCCCCCGTCGATGTGCTCCGCCCTCCCCGGCACATCCAGTATGGCGGGGCGGCCGGACAGTTTGTACGGGCCGGTCCGCGCGGCGGGCCCTGAGCGGACGGAAGGCGGGCCCGGGGTGGTGCGGCCCCGGGCCCGGGCGGGATGTCAGGAGCCGTAGCGCAGGGCGATGGTGTCGCCGACGCCGATCACCCGGGCGCGGCCCGCGGTGGTGAAGGCGGAGCCGTCGACGCTCGCCCGCCAGGTGGCGGTGCCGCTGTTGGCGGTGCCGTTGACCGCGGTGATGGTCCCGGTGCCGGCGGCCGGGGTCACGGAGGTGACGCAGCCCGCCGGGGTCGCGGCCGTGGCCGCCGCGTCCAGTACGGCGCCGAGGGTCGTCGTGCCGGCGGTGGGCGTGAAGGCGACCGAGCAGACCTTGAGGGCACCCGTACCGTCGTCGACGGTGAGGGCGAGTTCGGTGGCGGTGCCGGGGGTGAACGCGCTCTGGGCGACCCAGCGCGGGGCACCGGCGGAGGGCAGGGGCGGTGCGGCGGTGAAGCCGCCGCCCGCGACGGCGCGCAGGGCGTCGGTGGAGGAGTAGGCGGACGGAGCGTTGTCGCCGGGCTGGTAGCGGAAGCCGCCGCCGGGGTTGAACTGCTGGGCGATGAGGAAGTCGACCGGGGTCTTCCCGGCGGGGGTGAGGAAGTCGCCGGTCTGGGGGTTGATGCCGCAGGCGTTGAGGCCGGAGACGGCCCAGCCGTTGGAGCTGGAGTTGATGCCGTACATGGCGTCGAAGGCACCGGAGTTGTTGACCAGCTTGCCCTTGAGGAAGGTGCGGGCCTGCACGATGTCGGGGTCGGTGGCGGGGACTCCGGCGGCGCAGAGCGCGGCCATGGACGCACCGGTCATGTCGACGTCGCCGGGGGCGGCCAGCCGGACCGGGTCGCCCTCGGCCTTCTGGTAGTCCCAGCCGCCGTCGTTGTGCTGGTTGGCCCGGATGCGGGTGGTGATCCGGTCGAGGAGGGCCTGCGGGACGCGCTGTGCGCCGGCCTGGGTTCTGGCTCCGGCGAGCGCGAGGCCCGCGAAGACGGTGCCGTTGTAGTTGGCGGAGCTGCCGAAGTAGCCGGCCTCCGCGGTCTGCCAGTAGCTGTAGATGTCGCCGATGAGGTTGCGGGAGGCGGAGACCCGGGCCGGGTCGATGCCGGCGGCGTAGGCGTTGAGGGTGGCGCGCTCGTAGTCGGTGACGACCGGGGTGGCGGACGGCCAGGCGGCGGTGGCGAGGAGGTTGCGGTAGACGGTCCGGGCGTTCTTGGTGGTGTCGCCGCCCGGGGCGACGTCCACGGCGGCCGTTCCGGCGGCGGCGAAGGCGCTGAACGCCCACTCGTTGGAGAGCCCGGAGCCCGCGTAGGAGCCGTCGGGGGCCTGGAGGGTCCTCAGATAGGCCGCGCCGTTGGTCTTGGAGGTCGCTATCTGGGCCGGGGTCGAGGTCGCGGACGCGGGCAGGGCGCCCGCGGCGAGCGCCGCGGCCGCGGCGGTGACGACGAGCGCGCGCAGCCGGGTGCGGGACGCCGGGGCGGCGGTCCGGGTGTGGGGAGTACGGGACATATGGCCTGCTCCTGGGATGAGGGACGCCGGCCGGGCGCGGTCACCGACCCGGACGAGCCCGGGCCGTGAGGCGCTGGCCGCCGTCCGAACGCGAGGTAACGGCTTCCTGGGTGGTGCTCGCCGCACGGGCATTCGGACTCGGTCCGGCCCCGGGCCGTGTCCGGCCCCGCCGTCCCTCACCGCTGCGCGTCAGTTCCGGATTCTCACCGGATTCCCCCATGTGACAGCCCTGGACGGTACCCGAGGAGCAACTTCCGCGCCACTGCCCGCCGTTCACGGTCCGCCGTTGACGGGCCGGTGGCGCCCGGGGCCGTCTTGACGGCCACTTCGGTCATATGTTCCAATCCGCCTGTTACATGCTCATGTCCAGGGGAAGCCGGTGGGAATCCGGCGCTGACCCGCAACCGTGAGTCCGCCGCGCGGCGGACGAGTCGGACCGCCTGGAGTGGGTGCTCGATCAGCGAGAAGCGCCGTCGCGGACTACGGCGTGGTCGACCGGCCTCCGGTGGGGTGTATCCCGCCGTGCGGGGCCGCCCCGCCACGTGCCGTGCCCGCGCGGACGACACGAGGGGCCGTGGTGGGGACGATCCGACGGACAGACCGGCGTGGCGGCGGACGGTGGAGCCCGGGCTCCCCGGCGGCCGTACTGACGGCACTGCTGACGCTGTTGATGCTCGGTACGGGCGGGCTGTCCGCCACCGCGGCACCGGCCACCGCCGGCTCGGCGGCCGATACGCCGGCCGCGGCCGACGCGCCCGAGAAGTGCACCGCGGCCAAGGGCGCGATCGTGGCGGTCGACTTCGGTGCCTTCGACGGACCGGTCGTACGGGGCTGCGATACGACCCCGACGACCGGGTACGAGCTGCTGCGGACGGGCGGTTTCGGCACCGCCGGGACCCAGCACGACGGTCCGGCGTTCATCTGCCGGATCGGTCATCCCTCGGCGCCCGGCGGCAAGCAGTATCCGACGCCCGACAAGGAACAGTGCAAGAACACCCCGTCCGCCGGTGCCTACTGGTCGTACTGGGTGGCGGCGAAGGGCGCCAAGGACTGGCGGTACAGCAGCTTCGGGGCGATGTCCCGGACTCTGCGGCCGGGCGATGCGGATGCCTGGGTGTTCGGCGCCACGGAGATCGGGGGCGCGGGCGGGAAGCCGTCGTTCACCCCGGACCAGGTGCGGGCCGGGGCCGGCCTCGACGAGATCCGTACCAGGGCCGTGGGGAGTTGGGCGCAGCAGCGGCTGACCGGCGGCGAGCGGGTGGAGACCGCACCGGGCGAGCCCAGTGATCTGCTCACCGTGAAGGCCGCGTACGCCCTGGCCGCGACCGTGGGCAAGGGTGCCGCCCTGGACCGGGTGACGGCCTATCTCCGTTCCCGTACCACCGCATACGCCTATCCGCGGGGCGCTGACCAGGCGCCGGATCCCACGGCCGCCGCACAGCTCGCGCTGCTGGCGGAGATCACCGAGAAGGATCCGCGGGATTTCGGCGGCCATGATCTGGCGGGCGATCTGCTGAAGACCGTATGCCCCGAGCCGACGCCCGAGGCGCCCGAGCCCGGCTGCTCGGCCGCGGGTGACTTCCGGGGCGCGGGCACCACCGAGGCACAGGCGCAGTCCGTGCTCGCGCTGGTCCGCGCCGGTCTGACGGTCCCGGAGGCGGCCGTCGCCCGGCTGACCCGGCTGGACTGCCCCGGCGGCGGCCACGGCGGAATGCTGAACCCGCCCGGACAGCGCTGCGACGGCGAACCGGGCGCCACGGCGTGGATCGCGCTCGCCCTGCACGCGGCCGGAGGATACGAGGGGGCGCTGGCCGAGACCGTCGCGGAGCTGAAGGAGCAGCAGCGGACGGACGGCTCGTTCCCCGTCTATACCGGGAGCACCGGGTACGCCGATGTCGGGACGACCGCCCTGGCCGCCCAGGTACTAAGGGCGCTGGGTGACCGGGACCGGGCGGACCGGGCCGTCGCCTGGCTGGCCCGTCAGCAGTTCCCGCTCGGTGGTTTCAGCTCGGACGAACTGGCGCTCGAACCGCATCTGTATCCGACGGAGGCCGCCGCGCTCGCCGGGGCCGACGCCGATCTGCTGACGCTGGTCGCGAAGGTGATCCCGCCGGAGCCCGCCAATCCGAGTGAGCCAGGGCCCGGCGATCCGGGCGGTCCGGGTGAGCCGGGCGAGGGCCGGGGGCCCGATCTGAAGAAGGGCGTGGCCTATCTCACCGGCGCCGGACGGCTGCTGCGCGGCCGTTACTACGCCGACGCGCCGGGTTCGCCGCGCGCCGATTTCGGGCTGACCGTCGACGGCGCCTTCGCGCTCGCCGCCACCGGGCACAACAACGCCAAGCTCCGCGGCATGGTGGACTTCCTCGACCAGGGGGGCGAGGACGGCGCGGGCCGCGCCCTGCACGACTGGACCAAGGCGGGCACGGAGTATGTCGTGGGCGGGGCGGTCGGCAAGGCGGCGGTGCTCGCCCATTCGGTCGGCCGCGATCCGCGGAACTTCGGCGGGCGCGATCTGATCGCCGTGCTGGAGAAGGAGACCTGCACGGGCCCGGGCGAGGGGTGCGACGCCAAGGGCAACTACCG is part of the Streptomyces qinzhouensis genome and harbors:
- a CDS encoding serine/threonine-protein kinase → MAESTLIQGRYRLQEVIGRGGMGEVWRAVDESLGRSVAVKCLKPVGLHHDASFSTVLRERFRREARVAAALQHRGVTVVHDFGEYEGVLFLVMELLDGRNLSQLLEENAHEPLPVDDVVEIAVQVADALAYTHERGIVHRDLKPANIVRLTDGTVKICDFGIARLGENIGTSSRLTGTGIAMGTPHYMSPEQIGGGHVDHRSDLYSLGCVLYEIATGVPPFDDEDAWAVLVGHRDTVPQPLRVHRPEIPEHVQQTVLDLLAKTPDGRPADARDLRLRMTGPQGLPMAPARAAALPVAPAPLPVWGRRMTGGHRATATALRPVLPDHTAGLTGEWTTGTAVRPALVRQPVRRERPTPSPEALAVLAGRHSAGLSLGRLGRWEEAGEVHRAVAAEREHALGPDHPDTLASRYEVAFTLSRTGRAEDALEGFRRVADGRERALGADHPDTLAARQETAYVLGRLGRHLEAHDRYTEVLTARERIMGPDHPDTLRCRHNLAFNLSRLGRLEDSFRMVCDVAEVRARVLGADHPDTLVTRYEVAYALGQLGRWTEALTTYREVAAARTRSLGGDHPDTLAARYEVGISLGRLGRAAEALDLYTDLIADRTRLSGPDDPETLRARHGLGVNLGRTGRWPEALDQAHDISTRRSRALGPDHPDTLVSRREVAVALGWLGRWSEALTIYTSVATTRDRVQGPDHPDALAARNDEAHCLEQLGRHDEAVELYRRVASLRDRRSH
- a CDS encoding prenyltransferase/squalene oxidase repeat-containing protein, with protein sequence MLGTGGLSATAAPATAGSAADTPAAADAPEKCTAAKGAIVAVDFGAFDGPVVRGCDTTPTTGYELLRTGGFGTAGTQHDGPAFICRIGHPSAPGGKQYPTPDKEQCKNTPSAGAYWSYWVAAKGAKDWRYSSFGAMSRTLRPGDADAWVFGATEIGGAGGKPSFTPDQVRAGAGLDEIRTRAVGSWAQQRLTGGERVETAPGEPSDLLTVKAAYALAATVGKGAALDRVTAYLRSRTTAYAYPRGADQAPDPTAAAQLALLAEITEKDPRDFGGHDLAGDLLKTVCPEPTPEAPEPGCSAAGDFRGAGTTEAQAQSVLALVRAGLTVPEAAVARLTRLDCPGGGHGGMLNPPGQRCDGEPGATAWIALALHAAGGYEGALAETVAELKEQQRTDGSFPVYTGSTGYADVGTTALAAQVLRALGDRDRADRAVAWLARQQFPLGGFSSDELALEPHLYPTEAAALAGADADLLTLVAKVIPPEPANPSEPGPGDPGGPGEPGEGRGPDLKKGVAYLTGAGRLLRGRYYADAPGSPRADFGLTVDGAFALAATGHNNAKLRGMVDFLDQGGEDGAGRALHDWTKAGTEYVVGGAVGKAAVLAHSVGRDPRNFGGRDLIAVLEKETCTGPGEGCDAKGNYRNATSVFGQSLGIIAQLRAGERAAAAEPVAYLLSLQKESGAFPSVIPAKDPLDQEVDSTAMAAMAIALAGGEKADAAVARALEWIAERQLADGGFPGASGNSVNSAALAVQGLSLDAPEYRDRIARARLFLAGQQNADGGFNVAKDEQPGSDVRASAQAVGGANGISFAVLERSLAGTSPQPDPGPDPSGPPPRIVTPGDPGGAAGSGGAAGSAGSGGGGLAATGTDVLGLAGTAAALLAAGAAAVAVVAVARRRTSAGRQG